One Deltaproteobacteria bacterium genomic region harbors:
- a CDS encoding YaiI/YqxD family protein, translating to MKVIYIDADACSVKKETYKVAERWHWKVVVVANQYIQTPSSEFIRCVTVDKGDDVADDWIAERCEPGDVVITNDIPLAARCLEKQARVLGQKGKEFHADSIGDALASRELAQNLREMGVMTGGPKPMEAKDRSRYLGKLDEILVALGREFKDQMTAGS from the coding sequence ATGAAAGTCATATACATCGATGCAGACGCGTGCTCAGTGAAGAAAGAGACCTACAAGGTTGCTGAGCGTTGGCACTGGAAAGTTGTGGTGGTTGCCAATCAGTATATCCAAACGCCGAGTTCTGAATTTATCCGTTGCGTGACGGTTGATAAAGGTGACGATGTGGCCGACGACTGGATCGCTGAGCGCTGTGAGCCCGGAGATGTTGTGATCACCAATGACATTCCCTTGGCCGCGCGTTGCTTGGAAAAGCAAGCTCGCGTTTTAGGTCAGAAGGGTAAAGAGTTCCACGCCGACTCCATAGGCGATGCTTTGGCTAGCCGGGAATTGGCACAAAATCTTCGCGAAATGGGTGTCATGACTGGAGGACCGAAACCGATGGAAGCAAAGGATAGGTCGCGGTATCTGGGTAAACTTGACGAAATTTTGGTGGCGCTGGGACGAGAATTTAAAGACCAGATGACCGCTGGGTCTTAA